From Prochlorococcus sp. MIT 1223, the proteins below share one genomic window:
- a CDS encoding M15 family metallopeptidase, whose translation MPSKIHKIKPHPYMSLGAPYGNGIDPWRLRVEVIRRLLLAEEYLRLEHSQLRVAVFDAWRPISVQEFMIDYSINEQCRLRGVNPHKSLDNSDYQQIVKDVSKFWAPPSLDLNMPPPHSTGGAVDLTLIDLEGKLLDMGGDIDEIGPVSSPEYYGKNVIPYKTNDSSLFHQRRSLLSHVMKQAGFVQHPNEWWHFSYGDQLWAWTKNFPNAIYGVCSGESKSFMA comes from the coding sequence TTGCCTTCAAAAATTCATAAAATCAAACCGCATCCTTATATGTCTCTTGGCGCCCCTTATGGTAATGGTATAGACCCTTGGCGTTTAAGAGTTGAAGTAATTAGAAGATTGCTCTTAGCTGAAGAATATCTACGGTTAGAACATTCACAGCTAAGAGTTGCGGTATTTGATGCATGGAGGCCAATATCAGTTCAAGAATTTATGATTGATTATTCTATTAATGAACAATGCAGATTACGAGGAGTGAATCCTCATAAGAGTTTAGATAACTCAGACTACCAACAGATTGTTAAAGATGTGAGTAAATTTTGGGCACCACCAAGCTTAGATCTCAACATGCCTCCTCCTCACAGTACCGGTGGTGCTGTTGATTTAACCCTTATTGATCTTGAGGGAAAACTTTTAGATATGGGGGGAGATATTGACGAAATTGGACCTGTTTCCTCACCTGAATATTATGGTAAAAACGTAATTCCGTATAAAACTAATGACTCTTCACTTTTTCATCAGAGAAGAAGCCTTCTTTCACATGTTATGAAGCAAGCTGGCTTCGTTCAACATCCAAATGAATGGTGGCATTTCAGTTATGGAGATCAATTGTGGGCTTGGACCAAAAATTTCCCTAATGCTATTTATGGTGTTTGCTCTGGAGAGAGTAAATCTTTTATGGCTTGA
- a CDS encoding NADPH-dependent assimilatory sulfite reductase hemoprotein subunit, whose protein sequence is MTEEAHRSIKKESKRDVPCIANGAEKIKFEDFKAESKYLEHPLLKELKNDADHFTNDAVQLLKFHGSYQQDNRETKGKDWQLMLRLRSPGGKIHPDLFVALDNLSNELGNGTLRATTRQAFQMHGIRKENLKEVIGTIIKSMGSTLAACGDINRNVMAPAAPFENGSYPAVRSLANDIADLLSPVTAEGTYLDLWVDGDLSYMIKPSKDVQKARGRQRINGLFSGDKNEPLYGKTYLPRKFKCAVTAPGDNSVDLLTHDIGLVVFTKANGKLKGCNVYVGGGMGRTHNLDETFARIADPLGYVKGEDIFDLVQAILALQRDYGNRKTRRLARMKYVLNDMGLEWFVNELKTKYFSKPIEPLKLEPKMKLEDYLGWHQQSKGLWFVGLPLLSGRLSGAIKDGLRAIVDRYKLEIRLTPNQDILLCNIGSHQKASVKNQLTQIGFGTPSDPNPLQRHGLACPALPLCGLALTEAERTFPEILNRIYLQLQALSISKPILIRMTGCPNGCARPYMAELALVGSGKDQYQLWLGGSRNLQRLAKPFIQRVHIDNLEKVLEPLFLSWKTRSRYISFGDHIDNLDDQAIKDLLSPEQTP, encoded by the coding sequence GTGACAGAAGAAGCGCATAGGTCGATCAAAAAAGAATCTAAAAGAGATGTGCCATGCATAGCTAATGGTGCTGAGAAAATTAAATTTGAAGATTTTAAGGCTGAAAGTAAATATTTGGAACACCCACTATTAAAAGAACTTAAAAATGATGCAGATCATTTCACAAATGATGCAGTTCAATTATTAAAGTTTCACGGAAGCTATCAACAAGATAATAGGGAAACCAAGGGGAAAGATTGGCAGCTGATGTTGAGATTAAGGAGTCCAGGGGGCAAAATTCATCCAGACTTATTTGTTGCTTTAGATAATCTGTCTAATGAATTAGGCAATGGAACACTCAGAGCGACAACAAGACAAGCATTTCAAATGCATGGCATTCGCAAAGAAAATTTAAAAGAAGTTATTGGAACAATAATTAAATCAATGGGCTCAACCTTAGCCGCTTGTGGGGATATCAATAGAAATGTAATGGCACCAGCTGCGCCATTTGAGAATGGCTCATACCCTGCAGTTAGGTCTTTAGCAAATGATATTGCAGACTTACTAAGCCCAGTCACCGCAGAGGGGACATATCTTGACCTATGGGTGGATGGCGATCTTAGCTACATGATTAAGCCATCTAAAGATGTTCAGAAGGCAAGGGGAAGACAGCGTATAAATGGTCTTTTTAGTGGGGATAAAAATGAACCTCTTTATGGGAAAACATATTTACCTAGAAAATTTAAATGTGCAGTTACAGCTCCTGGTGACAATTCTGTAGATCTTCTTACTCATGACATTGGATTAGTTGTTTTTACCAAGGCAAACGGCAAATTGAAAGGATGCAATGTCTACGTAGGGGGAGGTATGGGAAGAACTCATAACCTTGATGAAACATTTGCGCGTATCGCCGATCCTCTTGGATACGTTAAAGGCGAAGATATTTTTGATTTAGTACAAGCAATTCTTGCTCTCCAACGTGATTATGGAAATCGTAAGACAAGGAGACTAGCCCGTATGAAATATGTACTTAACGACATGGGACTAGAATGGTTTGTGAATGAACTTAAAACCAAATATTTTTCCAAGCCAATTGAGCCTTTAAAGCTTGAGCCTAAGATGAAACTAGAAGATTACCTTGGTTGGCATCAGCAATCCAAAGGCTTATGGTTCGTAGGCCTCCCTCTCCTGTCAGGAAGATTATCAGGGGCTATTAAGGATGGATTAAGGGCAATAGTTGATAGATATAAACTTGAGATCCGACTCACTCCAAATCAGGATATTCTCCTATGTAATATTGGCAGTCATCAAAAAGCTAGTGTTAAGAATCAATTAACACAGATTGGATTTGGAACACCCTCAGATCCAAATCCACTTCAAAGACATGGATTAGCTTGTCCAGCTCTTCCCTTATGTGGTCTAGCTCTAACTGAGGCTGAAAGGACATTTCCTGAGATACTAAATAGAATTTATTTGCAGCTACAAGCTCTATCCATATCAAAACCAATTCTAATAAGGATGACTGGATGTCCCAATGGATGTGCTCGTCCTTACATGGCCGAACTGGCCCTTGTTGGTAGTGGAAAGGATCAATATCAACTATGGCTTGGAGGGAGTAGAAATCTACAAAGACTCGCTAAACCATTTATACAACGTGTGCACATAGATAATCTGGAGAAGGTTCTAGAACCATTATTCTTAAGCTGGAAAACTAGGTCGAGGTATATAAGTTTTGGTGACCATATAGACAATTTAGATGATCAAGCCATAAAAGATTTACTCTCTCCAGAGCAAACACCATAA